The Metabacillus schmidteae nucleotide sequence ATCAGAAGTTTCTGTAAGCCATTGTAAAAAGTGTAAGTTCTTTTCAGAAGAAGTTTTTTTGCTACGTGTTAAAATATATACATCATGACCTTTTGTTAGTAAATATTGTGATAAATGGTTACCAATAAAACCGGTACCGCCTGAGATGACAATTTTCAATACAAACACATCCTTGTTTTGTATAATTTCTTATCTCATTAATACCCTATCTTTTGGAAATATCCTCTTTTGAATGTGTTATGTTTATAAAATATAAAATTTTTACTTGTTAATTTTTAGAGATGAATAATTGGTTGATTGGAGCGGAAGGTGCGAGACTCCTGTGGGAACAGCGGGGCAGGTGAGATCCCACAGGCGCATGCGCCGAGGAAGCTCACCGTCCGCCCACGGAAAGCGAGCATCCTGGAGCTCCAATCAACCCTATTAAGCAGGTATATTATTACATAGCAACAAGTTTGTAAAAACAGACAAAAAAAGAAGTAGGTGAAAACAAGAATGGCAATCATAACAAAAATTACAACCCAAAAGCAGTCAATAGAACGTTTCAATATATATCTAGATGATGGCCAGGGGGAAAAATATGCGTTTAGTGTTGATCAAGATATTCTTATCAAATACAACCTCCAAAAAGGTAAAGAAATTGATGAACTTGATATCCAGGAGCTCCAATATGGTGATCTTAGTAAAAAAGCTTATAATAAAGCTTTGGAGTTCTTAAGTTATCGTATGCGTTCAATAAAAGAAGTAGCTGAACATTTAGCAAAAAAGGAATTTACTGATACCATTATTCAGGATGTTATCTACAAGCTAAAAGAATACAACTATGTTGATGACCTGGAATTCGCTACTGCATATGTTCGGACCCAAAAACAAACAAATGGAAAAGGGCCCAGCGTCTTAAAAAGAGAGTTAATTGGAAAGGGCATTAATCCGGATTTTATCGAGCAGGCACTGTTAGAGTATAACGATGATGACCAGCTCCAAGAGGCTACCCGGCATGCAGAAAAGTTGTTAAAAAAGAATAACAAGATCTCCACAGTCCAACTTAAACAAAAAATTGAACAGCATCTTATGAGGAAGGGTTTTCCTTATGATATTATTTCTAAAGTACTTGATGAGGTTCAATACGAACAAGACGAATCAGAAGAATGGACAGCCCTTGTTAAGCATGCTGAAAAAGCTCAAAGAAAATACCAAAACGAAGATTCTTATCAATATCAAGTAAAAATGAAACAATTTCTATATAGAAAAGGATTTTCTATTGAATTAATTGAGAAGTTTTTGGATGAACAAGAATAAGGGGGATATCACATGGAAACAAAGCGGTATAGTGAAATGACAGAATATGAACTAAAAAATGAAATCGCAGGACTTAAGGAAAAAGCGAGAAAAGCAGAACAGTTGGGGATAATAAATGAATTCGCAGTTTTAGAAAGAAAAATTACAATGGCGAAATCCTATTTGTTGGATCCTAATGATTATAAACCTGAGAAAGTATATGAAATTGATGGAGCACCAGGTGAGTCATTTAAAATTAACTATATGAATGGCATCTTTGCGTGGGGATATCGTATGTCAACACCTAATCATGAGGAAGCATTACCGATATCTATGTTAATCAAAAAGGTGGCTCAATAGAGAGCTATTGAGCCACCCTAAGTTGTTACGATTGCTTTCTAACTTGTCTTTTTAAAATGATGAGGTCTTGGGATTGTTGTGTTTGCCCGTTTACTTGAGCATGTGCATGCTTTGGATTAGCCCAAGGCTGATTGAATGGATTTGAGTACATATTGTCGTAAAATTTTTTATGACTGTGTGAACCCATTTTTTAAGCACCTCCACAAGTTTGTAAACGCGTTTTAAGAGTAAGGATTTTCACGTTGACCAGATGCCCTCATCCGCTCCTGCGGGTGAGAATTAATTGTCCCATTTGCTCTTTTTGAAGCAAATTCATCTTTAGCTCTTGGTTCGCCTTCAAACTTGTTGTTGCTCATATTTGGAAATCCTGATGCTTTGTTACGCAACACAATCCCCTCCAAATCATCATTTATTAGCTTCATTAAATGAAGCGTACTTATAGTATGGTTGCTATTGAGTGAAATATAAGTAGAGAATCCTGCCTAGAGGTGAGAATAATGGAAGATTATTTTGAACGATTAACAAATGAGCTGCTTAGTAAAAATAACAGTTTATCCTATGCCCAAGCCCGAACATGGGTAGAACTGCTTTGGGAAGACTTTGAATCAACCCAGGCGAAAACAGGGAATACGTATCAAGGAAAAGAAGTAACAGAGACAGTTGTAAGGCAATTAATAACCCATTATGGAGACAAATTGCATGATTTTATTGCAACGAATCCGAAGTATCGTGACTTGCTAAATAAGGATGACTATTTAAAACACTAAAACAAAGAGGATGACTTCTTCTCAAAAGTCATCCTCTTTCATATTTTATTCCGGAATAAGCTCAAGTTTCTTACGCAGCTTTTCTTCACTAAAAATCCAGCCTGTATAAGAGCTGACAATATTTAAGTCCGTGTCCAATTGGACAATGGCGACAAAAGGATAATACCCTTTACTTCGATAACGAAGGTCAATAAACCGAACCTCATAATGATCACTGAATTCATCAACTTCCCAGCGATAAACCGGAGAAAAAGATAAAAAGGCTGATATATTGTCATCTTCTTCTGCAGCCCTAATGACATCTGTCTGTGGAACAGGAACACGCTCAAACTCATCTAAAAGAATAATCTCCTCGTTAACAGAACGGGCCACATGAAAGGTTTTGTCAGTCATAATGGCAAGATGCCAATGGCGAAATCTCATGGTTGGCGAAATAATCACCTGCTCAATATCAGGGATGATTTTGTGTAAACGTCTGACGATATTTCTTTTCATAGCAAAGCGAATAAGGTAATAGCCAATCAAAATGATATAAATGCCTATAAATGTGTATCCTGGATGAGCGCCGAATATCCAAATGGCAATTCCGATAATATGCATGAAAAAGATAAAAGGATCAAATGTATTGATTATTCCTAAGGCGATCCACTTTTTTGTGAACGGCCGTAACGCCTGCGTGCCATACGCGTTAAAAATATCTACAAATACATGAAGAACAATGGCTAGCAATGTCCAAAGGTAAAGATGAAGAAGATTGCTTTCAGGGATAAAAATGGTCAGCATCCCTGTAATTAAAAACGACCATATAATAATAGCCGGGATCGAATGAGTAATCCCTCTATGATTTCGTATATATTTTGCATTATTTCTTAGCTTTAAAATAGTATCAAGATCAGGGGCTTGTGAACCGATAATTGTGCCAAACATTACAGCCGTTGCTGTGGGAGTATCAATGCCAACAACCGGATCGAGTGTTGCTAACCCGCCTAGAGCAATGCCCATGACCACATGTGTTCCAGTATCCAATGAATGTACCTCCTTGTTTTATAACATCGAGGATGTAAGGTGTGATAATATAAGCTTGTTTGAATTGTTCTTAAAGATAATCTAAGTTCCATGAAAATATATGATGTAATAATGTCCAATGTGAACATTTATGTTCATTTTTAAACATCAAGTCTTTATCTGTAATTGAACTTGTACTATTTTTAAAAGCGGCTTACTCCTATATTTTCCCGATTATAAAGTAATTTAACATCCGGAGGAAAAAAATAAATGATAAATGAAGTAAAAGATAAGCTCGAAAGCTTTCCAACCAAAGAGTTTCAGCATGATTTATTATCATGGTACAAGCATGAAAAAAGAGATTTACCTTGGCGGAAAGACCAAGATCCATATAAAATTTGGGTATCAGAAATCATGCTTCAGCAAACAAGAGTTGATACTGTTATTCCTTATTTTAATGCATTTATAGGGAAATTTCCTACTATAGAAGCACTTGCAAACGCAAATGAGGAAGAAGTCTTAAAAGCTTGGGAAGGACTTGGGTATTATTCTAGAGTAAGAAATCTCCATTCAGCTGTTAAAGAGGTAGAGGAATCTTACGGAGGTATTGTTCCAAATACACCTGAAGAAATTTCAAAATTAAAGGGTGTTGGACCATATACAAAAGGTGCGATCCTAAGTATAGCGTACAATATTCCGGAGCCGGCAGTTGATGGAAATGTTATGAGAGTATTCTCGAGAATATTATCAATTTGGGAGGATATTGCCAAGCCGAAGACAAGGAAGACCTTTGAGGATGCAACATATCAACTGATATCCAAAGAAGATCCATCGTCCTTTAATCAAGCTGTGATGGAACTTGGTGCATTAATATGTACACCAACATCTCCTTCTTGCTTATTATGTCCGGTGCGAGAATATTGTTCAGCTTTTGCGGAGGGAGTACAAGCAGAGCTTCCTGTAAAAAGTAAAAAAAAGAAGCCAAGACCATTACAAATGGCTGCAGTTGTTCTTTATGATGACCAAGGGCAGCTGTATATTCATAAGCGCCCAAGTACTGGACTATTAGCAAATCTTTGGGAATTTCCTAATATGGAGATCAAAGCTGATACGAAAGAATCTTACCGTGAACAAGTAAAACTGTTTATGAAAGAGGAGTATCAAGTAGAAGCTGAGATATCTGAATTAATGGGAACTGTTGAACATGTCTTTTCTCATTTGATTTGGAATATTTCTGTGTTTTTAGGAAAAGTAACGAAGAACTCTACTAAAGATTTACTACCTGTAACTGAAGAAGAAATGAAAAAATATGCTTTTCCTGTTTCACATCAGAAAATCTATAAAATGTTCCAAGGGTGTGAAAGTTAATATGAGAGTTCTTCACATTAGTGATGAAGGACATTTTTGAGAAGCCGGAAACATTTTTTGTCCTTCATACTAGAGATGAAGGACATTTTTGAAAAGCAAGAAACTGATTTTGTCCTTCATACAAGAGATGAAGGACATTTTTGAAAAGCCGGAAACATTTTTTGTCCTTCATACCAGTGATGAAGAACATTTTTGAAAAGCGGGAAACATTTTTTGTCCTTCATACAAGTGATGAGGGACATTTTTGAAAACCAAGAAACTGATTTTGTGCTTCATACAAGAGATGAAGGACATT carries:
- the recX gene encoding recombination regulator RecX, with translation MAIITKITTQKQSIERFNIYLDDGQGEKYAFSVDQDILIKYNLQKGKEIDELDIQELQYGDLSKKAYNKALEFLSYRMRSIKEVAEHLAKKEFTDTIIQDVIYKLKEYNYVDDLEFATAYVRTQKQTNGKGPSVLKRELIGKGINPDFIEQALLEYNDDDQLQEATRHAEKLLKKNNKISTVQLKQKIEQHLMRKGFPYDIISKVLDEVQYEQDESEEWTALVKHAEKAQRKYQNEDSYQYQVKMKQFLYRKGFSIELIEKFLDEQE
- a CDS encoding YfhH family protein, which produces METKRYSEMTEYELKNEIAGLKEKARKAEQLGIINEFAVLERKITMAKSYLLDPNDYKPEKVYEIDGAPGESFKINYMNGIFAWGYRMSTPNHEEALPISMLIKKVAQ
- a CDS encoding YpzG family protein, which gives rise to MGSHSHKKFYDNMYSNPFNQPWANPKHAHAQVNGQTQQSQDLIILKRQVRKQS
- a CDS encoding small, acid-soluble spore protein K codes for the protein MRNKASGFPNMSNNKFEGEPRAKDEFASKRANGTINSHPQERMRASGQRENPYS
- a CDS encoding YfhJ family protein; translation: MEDYFERLTNELLSKNNSLSYAQARTWVELLWEDFESTQAKTGNTYQGKEVTETVVRQLITHYGDKLHDFIATNPKYRDLLNKDDYLKH
- a CDS encoding metal-dependent hydrolase, whose product is MDTGTHVVMGIALGGLATLDPVVGIDTPTATAVMFGTIIGSQAPDLDTILKLRNNAKYIRNHRGITHSIPAIIIWSFLITGMLTIFIPESNLLHLYLWTLLAIVLHVFVDIFNAYGTQALRPFTKKWIALGIINTFDPFIFFMHIIGIAIWIFGAHPGYTFIGIYIILIGYYLIRFAMKRNIVRRLHKIIPDIEQVIISPTMRFRHWHLAIMTDKTFHVARSVNEEIILLDEFERVPVPQTDVIRAAEEDDNISAFLSFSPVYRWEVDEFSDHYEVRFIDLRYRSKGYYPFVAIVQLDTDLNIVSSYTGWIFSEEKLRKKLELIPE
- the mutY gene encoding A/G-specific adenine glycosylase, with translation MNEVKDKLESFPTKEFQHDLLSWYKHEKRDLPWRKDQDPYKIWVSEIMLQQTRVDTVIPYFNAFIGKFPTIEALANANEEEVLKAWEGLGYYSRVRNLHSAVKEVEESYGGIVPNTPEEISKLKGVGPYTKGAILSIAYNIPEPAVDGNVMRVFSRILSIWEDIAKPKTRKTFEDATYQLISKEDPSSFNQAVMELGALICTPTSPSCLLCPVREYCSAFAEGVQAELPVKSKKKKPRPLQMAAVVLYDDQGQLYIHKRPSTGLLANLWEFPNMEIKADTKESYREQVKLFMKEEYQVEAEISELMGTVEHVFSHLIWNISVFLGKVTKNSTKDLLPVTEEEMKKYAFPVSHQKIYKMFQGCES